The following proteins are co-located in the Enoplosus armatus isolate fEnoArm2 chromosome 10, fEnoArm2.hap1, whole genome shotgun sequence genome:
- the LOC139291823 gene encoding forkhead box protein N2, which translates to MENSSHTLPPSSPCATTFGGSLPFSSSQQQTCSNGLVSLPLSPISFPPSPSSLSPATAESIHSSSPLSHCPASQCLEGQNMPCLSPANISDQDDLTCLNWLHQRGNLLPLQPLPKMSTLPQLESSAPTQPLPPALSKPPYSFSSLIFMALEDSPEKRLPVKDIYQWIVNNFPYYRTATGGWRNSVRHNLSLSKSFRRIQRDKSQSVGKGSLWCVCPGYRPALLEVLKKTHSYHSTNSNLINKPALLEGSEFGVPTVCDSLEISDPLSHTLLLSTPSPQTFTNDNPTFSENPPCPLTPDHEELVTMESVEYQQDEVSVDMEKDPLSDSGYIELHYYQSHQYQYLVLPGDTELDLETVEILQLDAEAQEAAGSLLDLAGGGY; encoded by the exons ATGGAGAATAGCTCTCACACACTGCCACCCTCATCACCATGTGCTACCACTTTCGGAGGGTCCCTGCCTTTCTCCTCCTCGCAGCAGCAGACCTGCTCAAATGGCCTTGTTTCGCTCCCACTTTCACCTATTTCAttccccccttccccttcctcACTGTCTCCAGCAACAGCAGAGTCTATtcactcttcctcccctctttcacACTGCCCAGCGTCTCAGTGCCTCGAAGGACAAAACATGCCTTGCCTCAGCCCGGCAAACATATCCGACCAAGATGACCTGACATGCCTCAACTGGCTGCATCAGAGGGGCAACCTGCTCCCACTGCAGCCCCTTCCCAAAATGAGTACACTGCCTCAGTTAGAGTCCTCCGCACCTACCCaacctcttcctcctgccttGTCTAAGCCGCCTTACTCCTTCAGTAGTTTGATTTTCATGGCATTAGAAGATTCACCTGAGAAGAGGCTTCCAGTGAAGGACATCTACCAATGGATTGTGAACAATTTCCCCTACTACAGGACAGCCACTGGAGGCTGGAGGAATTCTGTCAGACACAACCTGTCCCTGAGCAAGAGCTTCCGTCGCATTCAGAGGGACAAGAGCCAG TCAGTGGGGAAAGGAtcgctgtggtgtgtgtgtccagggtATCGGCCAGCACTCCTCGAGGTACTGAAGAAGACCCACAGTTATCACAGCACCAACAGCAATCTCATAAACAAGCCTGCACT GTTGGAAGGATCTGAATTTGGGGTGCCTACAGTGTGTGACTCTTTGGAAATCTCAG ATCCTCTTTctcacaccctcctcctctccacgcCCTCACCCCAAACCTTCACTAATGATAACCCGACATTCTCTGAAAACCCACCGTGCCCTTTGACCCCGGATCACGAGGAGCTCGTCACCATGGAGTCGGTTGAATACCAGCAGGACGAGGTCAGCGTGGACATGGAGAAGGATCCCCTGTCAGACAGCGGGTACATCGAGTTACACTATTACCAGTCTCACCAGTACCAGTACCTGGTGCTGCCGGGGGACACCGAGTTGGACCTGGAGACTGTGGAGATCCTTCAGCTGGATGCTGAGGCCCAGGAGGCTGCTGGGTCACTGCTGGACCTAGCAGGTGGCGGATATTAA
- the yif1a gene encoding protein YIF1A → MDLPHHGYRATKPRARAAPPTADSVLFEDTSSAAPVMNSQGYYTPGYNMGGPSNDMQGGAGVDNLFTDPMANAAVMYGSSLANQGKDMVNKEISRFMSVNKLKYFFAVDTRYVLKKLMILMFPYTHQDWEVRYHRDTPLTPRQDVNAPDLYIPTMAFITYILLAGMALGIQKRFSPEVLGLCASTALVWVIIEVLVMLLSLYLLTVHSDLSTFDLIAYSGYKYVGMIFTMLCGLLFGSDGYFVALAWSSCALMFFIVRSLKMKILPSLSADSMGTGSSAKPQLRLYITVATAVFQPIIIYWLTSHLVR, encoded by the exons ATGGACTTGCCACATCATGGGTACCGAGCAA CTAAACCGAGAGCTCGTGCAGCTCCCCCCACAGCAGATTCTGTCCTGTTTGAAGACACCAGCTCTGCAGCACCGGTAATGAACAGTCAAGGATACTACACTCCTGGGTACAATATGGGAGGACCCTCAAATGACATGCAAGGAGGTGCAGGGGTGGACAACCTGTTTACTGACCCAATGGCCAACGCTGCAGTGATGTACGGCTCCTCATTAGCCAACCAAGGAAAGGATATGGTAAACAAAGAG ATCAGCAGATTCATGTCTGTGAACAAGCTGAAATACTTCTTTGCCGTCGACACCAGATATGTATTGAAGAAACTTATGATCCTCATGTTCCCTTATACACATCAG GATTGGGAAGTTCGTTACCATCGGGACACTCCACTGACTCCAAGACAGGATGTGAATGCCCCTGACCTTTACATTCCAA caatGGCTTTCATTACGTACATTTTACTTGCTGGAATGGCCCTGGGCATTCAGAAAAG GTTCAGTCCTGAGGTTCTTGGACTGTGTGCCAGCACCGCCCTCGTGTGGGTCATCATCGAGGTCTTGGTGATGTTGTTGAGTTTGTACCTGCTGACAGTACACAGCGACCTCTCAACCTTTGATCTTATTGCCTACAGCGGATACAAATATGTTGG GATGATCTTCACAATGTTGTGTGGCTTACTGTTCGGCAGTGATGGTTATTTTGTGGCCCTTGCCTGGTCCTCTTGTGCCCTTATGTTCTTTATT GTTCGATCTCTGAAAATGAAgatccttccctctctctctgcggaCTCCATGGGAACTGGATCAAGTGCCAAACCTCAATTACGCCTTTATATCACTGTAGCTACTGCAGTGTTTCAGCCGATCATTATATATTGGTTAACCTCTCACTTGGTCAGGTGA